The genomic region tcTGGATTATGTGAGAAGGGGGTGGTGGAGGATGTAGagtggagtggagggggaggggatggaggtggaggtggagaaggggagaggaaggaggcctGGCTGTGAGGGAAGGTGAACCGGTCTTCTGATATATTTTTGTTTCTATACTCTAGGaaatgttttgaaggacagtgcgCATGGGGAAGTATCACATGCTCTCCCGCCGAGCTTGCAACTAGAAAAATGCAGTCAGTGGGCGTTTGTTTTACTATGAAGTCCTGTGTAGTCTTATAAAAGTTCCTACTTACTATAAAAAAAGTTATGTCCTTCATGGTTCTCTTCTTGGACCACTGATGTTCATAATAATCACACCAATGAAGTCGATTTTGTATTCATCAATATCATTACTAGATTTGCTGAGGACACGAAGCTTAAAGGGCAAAatcttcataaagacttgtaagGTTTTTGTAGAATTTCAACTTGGTCTGACAAATGGGAGATACCGTTTGACATAAATAAATGTCAAATGCAGATTCTTCAAGTTGGAGCAAATGATACAAGGTTGAGTATGCAGTGTGCGATGTAGGCTACAGACTAACTCAAATGCCAACCTTAATATATTCCAATAGTGTAGTGATTTATTATAGAATTCCACCGAGCTTGGTGACTCATACCATATAGTTTTGTTATAAGGTCGTGAGAAGATGGCAAAAAATATATTAGACACCTGAGCATGGTTAGGGGAGGGGGTGGTAATAACGACCACTTTGTTTTATTTCAGGCAAAAAAACACCGATCTGAAAGGGAAAAATTGCATCAACAACCGTCATATGTATTGGCAAATTTTTTCCTCTTAACACATTCAGAGTTATAGTGAGAAAAACTCAATCATTCAAATGCTACAGCTTTTTATTCAAGAAGATCCAAAAAGGTGGGTCACAGAAAGTGGGGTGCTAATATGGAACACGCGGGGTGCTAAGATGAAACAattagaaaataacaaaataatatattccTTTTTGTGAATGCGTAAATAAAACTTTTACAGTGAAAAGGGAAGTTTAAAAACAGAAGTCACGAATACAAGTCTACAAGACAATGAAGGTATGAGCCTCTAGCGGATGCTACTTCAGGGGAGGAAGAACCAAACAGTGTGATGGTCTGACAGCAACTGATTTAATAATCAGTCAAAGATTTATCCCCATTTATAGGGGAACCGGGCCTTCATTTATTAATGAGAGATACAGCTAGGGCGCTACATTATCAAGCACAGTTCGACAGTCAGTCAGGTACAGCGTTGATCTAGCGCTTAGGCTTATGGACCAAACttattgtggttttaagatatatggtagtagccttttggggtgtctgggatgaattcatgtcCTTGCATTTACTAGTTAATTGAAGGTGAAATACAATGAATCGCAATTGCAATCATCAGAAACCTATAACAGACAATGtctcacggcacaaatttggAACCTGGCACCCAAATGCCCACACCATAATTAATCGCCAACCTAATCGTATGAGACATAGGTACTAGATTACTTGATGATTGGAGTGAATTATCGCtgttggggcaaagttaaattatttttctctttgaaaTAGTTATTTTTTAATCTAAaatacgtcttgatgctcccggcggctcctcccacgtgtgaaggtacttgctcccgagagcacccagcctgTCTAGCCGCTATAGATCGTCGCGCCTGTATTGCCGGCCGCGATTtgaaagatgggaggagggagaggtgtctgatacccttcctcctacctctctgAAGAagttcaaggaggaggaagagaaataccaGCGTTACTTGTTACTGGGTAGTGGCTACCCGCTCCTCCGCACTTCGACGCAGGTAGTCCCTGCCTGTACTTCCGCGCGCAAAAATTTCGTCGGGTCGCTACCGGACCTCTGCACCTCCGCTACTGTacgcaaaactattaaagcgcgcctgactCTTGAGATGGGGTGGGCCGAGAGAAGAGTCTGGTTTCAGCTAGTGGTTATTTTTTCCCTAATTTTACATTTTCACTCTCTTAATTAAATTCTTGCATTACACTGGAAGGAGTTCAGCCTCACGTCAGACAGTAAATTTCCACGTCGCCCATAAATTCTGGGTTTACAGTGGCAGGAGTGGGTTCCACGGCAGACAAGGAAACGTCTTTTATCTGTCCTATCATTTTCACGTATCTGTCTCTGTTGTAttttgtaaacactaaacactaaacaatcgcagtgaatcacAAAATGTCAAAAGATTCTGAAGAGAAAATTAACTCATAAGGGGGTTTTTTGACAGTataggatgagcatgagaagtCGAGGTGCAGCGggggctggagggggggaggctgccacgtgtaaagccgccttaaggTGGAAAAGACAGCTTTGTCTTGTAATGTGGAAAATACTTGAATAACAAAGGCCTGACATGCATAGGTGGAAAATTTTGAAGCTCCTTTCAGCTGCTTTTCAACACCTTAGTGGACATATCTATGGAGAGCTCCAGGTGAGCTTGACAGTTAATTCTCCTGCTTCACCTGCGCCCTGTCCCGCCGACTCTACCTATTCCTACCTCAATGGTCCGGACATTGCATCTATTGTACAACGTATGGAACTGCGTGGCGCTAAATCTTGtatgaatgtgcaaaactttgttgtcTTGGCCACAAGGGACAATGATGGCCCCCTCGCTGTGCTTTTCGGTGGAGGTCAGGTTTTATGTTTTTTCGCACCTTGTATGTAATATTTTTAGGGCGTACCGTAAGCTCTCACTTCATGAATATGACATTTGGCGGTGCAGGGCAAAAGTATCTCCGTAGAACACAAGTATAGCCTACCTATATACATACCTAGTTGTCGTGCTGGAAGTGGTGCCCAGCCATTTATTTCGATTCGGACAGTTGATTTCcccattatttttattgattttatatCAGTTCAATCACTACTGCTTTAATTTTGTTTTCACAAGTGGCTGAATCACACCCACAGCTTGAGTATAGTATATAACTCTGTAATCACACACCCCGCTCTCCCCCGTCGGTTTTCACAATCCATAAAGTATGTCAGAAAAGAAATATTAGGAGAGAATAAACAGAATgatagaagggaaaagataaaaacaggggcaagaaaaaaaagaagagaaaaaaaaagaagttacccATCACAGCGTCGTTTTTTACAGTCCGGATTTTCCCCGTCGGCTGCAGCAGCACGTGTGTCGGGCTGCGTTATCAGAatgtcgtacttagcctcttatgtttgccaatTTTCGACCTAAAAACTGTTTCCTCCACCCCAAAAACTGACTTCATATAAAATTATCGATAAAATAGTTAATTATCTGTGTTTTTTGacaattgttatgggtcagaaaccggtaaatacgatgctctgagtacgataatctgtcggGGCGTAAACAAACCTGCTTGGCCGAGTgcgtgtgagagtgtgtgtgtgtgtgtgtgttgagtgcgttGTGTGTGCGTTTACAGCCTCACCATGACCAAGAGTGCCAAGGCCAAGAAAGCGAAGAAGGCAGACTTTGCTAAGGTGAAGCTGAAGGTGGGCAAGAGGCTGAAGAAGGCCCAGAACGAGACGAGGACAGACTTCAAGGCCCGGAAGATCATCCTGAAGGAGCAGCTGAGCAGGAAGGGCGAGGAGGCGCTGctcacaaagaagaaaaggaacgttAAGGTAATGACAACCACGACCTGAGCATTATTTACGTATTATTTCGTTAAAGGTCACCCATACATTCAAATATTCTGACCTTTACTATGTTCATGTCAGTGCAGTTCCTAGTGATTGCCTTCCTAAAAgccctcctcttgttttctgaTGGTTGGTTGTGCTCCCTTTACTTTGAGGTctcatagttgttgtttttttgttgttgtttctaaaGTTCAATTCTTTAGCAAGAGTCAACACCCACCTGTTAACACTTCCCTCTACCTTATACTTTCCTTACTCTCCTGTCACTTTTATTTTcacatccatgtctgctcattgaggggactctgtttgggtctatatcagttgttgttttacccttgatgacCTTTCATGGAactcaataataatagtaaggtaccgtaataatgatagtaataacattttctacactgttttatttatttgcacCCATCAATCAATGCCCAACAGGACCTGCTGTCATCTCTAGGCCACACCAACACCTACGTGCGCCAGGATGGACTCAATGGGTTGCTGGAGCTGGTCAAGAAGAACGAGACGGAGCTGCTGGTCCCCAAGCTCTCGCAGATCATCACCGGCGTTGCTCCCTGCCTCTTCGACATTGACGTGCTCATCCGCTCCGTGGCCATCAAGTTCATTGAGGTCTTGCTAGTAAAGGTAAAAAGAAGCATTGATAAGCTCCTATACACTTGTCAACCTTTTTACCTTAGGAAGTGATCTGAGTTAAAATCTTGCCTTGTTAAATATGATTGTGAGAGATTAAGAGGTTGCTCCCCAATCTGTGGTCAGTAGGTGCCATTGTGCCCTCAAAGCCTTATTATGAAGCTGCTACATTAACTCTGGTAGGTGTGACCTGAAGCCAACAAAAGGATGGGGGCCACTGAGGTAATGCATTGTGCAGCCATAGTGAGGCTGCTTTATTAGTTGAAAAGTGCATGTTAAGGTTTTTGATATCTTAAGTTTTGTATACATGTCGTTGGTATTACTTTATTCAAACAATAATACATAGTTTATACACATTCATATAATGTAATATATAGCATTTTTCTTATCATGCAAATGAggttcttttatattcttttacaAATACTTCAGTAATATTTTTCAGCAAGTCAGCAAAGCTAAAGCCACTGAGAAAGTTTACCTGTATTTTTCCCTGTGGTGTTTAGGTCGGCACCCACGTTGAGCCATACTTTAATGTTCTGGCAACACACCTTTCCTGTGCCATGGTGCACCTCAACACAGGGGTGCAAGCCGACTCCCTGCGTCTGGTGAACCTCTTCGTCAAACACACACCAGTTCTCCTCGCCCGCCATGCCAACACTCTCCTGAACAACTTTGTCAACCTCATTtccagaaaggtgtgtgtgtgagtgtgtagctGGAGACATTGGCACACATCCTCAAACGTTTCATTTGAACATTTCATTTGAAAAGTCTTTCAtcgaggttgtgggtatttccattggtagttttatgagctaagTAATAGTCTGAAAAaaattctgcaccatgaatgtgaaaaacactcatgagaactcaaGAACTCCTTTGTGCCCTTTGGAAATATTCATTGTGAGAGCTGAaaacgtctgagaatatgggcctatATCTCACACCTTAGTATTTTTGGTAATTTGTCCTAGTTTACATGGGTCAGCATCCTTATTCAGTCAGCACATTAACCTGGCATTTGTTAGCTCTTATAATGATTATTATAacatattcacacacactttTCCAAAGTTTATTTTTGCCCTTATCACTACAGGCCAACAGTTCACAGACAACCACGAGcaagagagaaatgtgtgtgGACTTCTCCCGGATGCTGCACACCAACCCCAGCAGCAGCCTCACCACACACAAGGGACACGTGGAGCTACTTCAGGAGTTGTCAGGGTTCCTCGAGATCATCCTTAAGGAACAGGACCAAGTGGAAGAGCAGGTCCCCCTCACAATGTGGCAGGTAGGAAAATTCAAAGTTCGGattgcaacaacaacaaaaaagaaagcaaaagtatAAATATAACTTTACACAGACATACCTTACATCTTTAATTTAGTGTGATGTGTTTTTCCATAGCGAGTGATGGCAGGGAGTTTGCCGCCTGTGGTGTGGGGCGGCACAGACAAGGACGCCGCACAGCACACCTGGCTCTTCTCCGACCCACAACACCTGCAAAAGTTTGTCCAGGAGATTGTGCCATTGTTGTTCCAGGTGTGGGCTGAGGTGGACCCAAAGAaccaagaagaaatagaaggttAGTAATAGATAGAATGAATGGCACAACATGTTTTTGTAAGACAATGTTGTAAATATGTTAGGAAATAGTTGCGTAGAATGTtttaatgcaaaaaaataagataatctAGACCTGAAATTCCCACATGGTACAGTTtgccttccatcttccttttgtaGTCTAGGGTAAAGTGTGGTCATAAGTGTAACTACAAATAAAGGTTCTGCTCTTTGAAACTTTGAAGGAGCATGATTAGATTAGGCAACATGAAAACTGAGAGTAGCTAAGAAACCATAgcttatgtgagtgtgtgtgtgtgtgttccagaggACAACATGCTGaatgaggagggagtgaaggctcTTTCCTCCATCCTGAGCATCATTGACCACCTCATGAACATCACCCAAGCCTGCACCAAGCAGCAGCCTAAAGAGGTGAGTGAACTCCTGAGGCTGCAATGTGTCTTTTGAAATATTTTGGATTGTATCATACCTactggggagagagaaagagttggtGGGTGAGAAATTAAATGTGTTGAGAGGAGAGCTgaaagagggatgagggaaaggggTAAGGCGTCAGAGAtgtaacagacagatagatagatgcataTAAATCCTGTGTACTATATCCATTATAAATCAGTGTCCATGAAATTTGCAGTGTGAGTGGTTTGTTGGACAGCTTAACTCCCAGTACATGTCCAAGATAATGTCTGGCTTCCCATACTACCGACACACAAGTCCAAcagtgacaaagaaaaagaagaacaagtaagTATAATTCCTTCTACTTGCCCAATGAGACATAAGAGCTTGCCTTATAATAATGCCTGTGTTCTT from Eriocheir sinensis breed Jianghai 21 chromosome 36, ASM2467909v1, whole genome shotgun sequence harbors:
- the LOC127007717 gene encoding testis-expressed protein 10-like isoform X1, encoding MTKSAKAKKAKKADFAKVKLKVGKRLKKAQNETRTDFKARKIILKEQLSRKGEEALLTKKKRNVKDLLSSLGHTNTYVRQDGLNGLLELVKKNETELLVPKLSQIITGVAPCLFDIDVLIRSVAIKFIEVLLVKVGTHVEPYFNVLATHLSCAMVHLNTGVQADSLRLVNLFVKHTPVLLARHANTLLNNFVNLISRKANSSQTTTSKREMCVDFSRMLHTNPSSSLTTHKGHVELLQELSGFLEIILKEQDQVEEQVPLTMWQRVMAGSLPPVVWGGTDKDAAQHTWLFSDPQHLQKFVQEIVPLLFQVWAEVDPKNQEEIEEDNMLNEEGVKALSSILSIIDHLMNITQACTKQQPKECEWFVGQLNSQYMSKIMSGFPYYRHTSPTVTKKKKNNRSGRSADQSVDNHSIKHCDHLNVTLATLTVQLSSSSQFQEKAVSYLARVLSNKTHDGEYNISAVVKVLLHLLPQTDEQEAESLVGGALACYKRLHPLKKDRTLLLQVLLAATHITNPTLWRCQSVDLWVRQIVEELAGGEVQEGVLGAAITLRLQANTSLGQLLATHKQEITENLERRGMPGVTKTLLSNKLKFLLKDT
- the LOC127007717 gene encoding testis-expressed protein 10-like isoform X2; the encoded protein is MTKSAKAKKAKKADFAKVKLKVGKRLKKAQNETRTDFKARKIILKEQLSRKGEEALLTKKKRNVKDLLSSLGHTNTYVRQDGLNGLLELVKKNETELLVPKLSQIITGVAPCLFDIDVLIRSVAIKFIEVLLVKVGTHVEPYFNVLATHLSCAMVHLNTGVQADSLRLVNLFVKHTPVLLARHANTLLNNFVNLISRKANSSQTTTSKREMCVDFSRMLHTNPSSSLTTHKGHVELLQELSGFLEIILKEQDQVEEQVPLTMWQRVMAGSLPPVVWGGTDKDAAQHTWLFSDPQHLQKFVQEIVPLLFQVWAEVDPKNQEEIEEDNMLNEEGVKALSSILSIIDHLMNITQACTKQQPKECEWFVGQLNSQYMSKIMSGFPYYRHTSPTVTKKKKNKSGRSADQSVDNHSIKHCDHLNVTLATLTVQLSSSSQFQEKAVSYLARVLSNKTHDGEYNISAVVKVLLHLLPQTDEQEAESLVGGALACYKRLHPLKKDRTLLLQVLLAATHITNPTLWRCQSVDLWVRQIVEELAGGEVQEGVLGAAITLRLQANTSLGQLLATHKQEITENLERRGMPGVTKTLLSNKLKFLLKDT